The following coding sequences are from one Vulpes vulpes isolate BD-2025 chromosome 12, VulVul3, whole genome shotgun sequence window:
- the LOC112925877 gene encoding stromelysin-1 yields MQNLPALLLFCGVVCSAYPVDRAAGDKNNSMELIQQYLENYYNLGKDVKPFVRRRDSGPVVEKIREMQKFLGLEVTGKVDSDTLAMMRRPRCGVPDVGDFTTFPGMPKWRKTHLTYRIMNYTPDLPRDAVDSAIEKALNVWKEVTPLTFSRTDEGEADIKISFAVRDHGDFNPFDGPGNVLGHAYPPGPGIYGDAHFDDDEQWTRDTSGTNLFLVAAHELGHSLGLFHSANPSALMYPVYNVLTDLARFHLSQDDVNGIQSLYGGPPSDSSSDPVVPTESVPPGPGTPAACDPTLSFDAISTLRGEILFFKDRHFWRKSLRTLEPGFYLISSFWPSLPSGLDAAYEETSKDIVFIFKGNQFWAMRGTEVQAGYPKGIHTLGFPPTVRKIDAAVFDKEKKKTYFFVGDKYWRYDEKRQSMEPGFPKQIAEDFPGVDSKVDAAFEAFGFYYFFNGSSQLEFDPNAKKVTHVLKSNSWLNC; encoded by the exons ATGCAGAATCTTCCAGCTCTACTGCTCTTCTGTGGGGTTGTGTGCTCAGCCTATCCAGTGGACAGAGCTGCAGGGGATAAGAACAACAGCATGGAACTCATCCAG CAATACCTAGAAAACTACTACAACCTTGGGAAAGATGTGAAACCATTTGTCAGAAGAAGGGACAGTGGTCCTGTCGTTGAAAAAATCCGAGAAATGCAGAAGTTCCTCGGGTTGGAGGTGACAGGGAAGGTGGACTCGGACACCCTGGCGATGATGCGCAGGCCCAGGTGTGGCGTTCCTGACGTCGGTGACTTCACCACCTTCCCTGGCATGCCCAAGTGGAGGAAAACTCACCTTACTTACAG aattatgAATTATACACCAGATTTGCCAAGAGATGCTGTTGATTCTGCCATTGAGAAAGCTCTGAATGTCTGGAAGGAGGTGACTCCACTTACTTTCTCCAGGACTGATGAAGGAGAGGCTGACATAAAGATTTCTTTTGCAGTTAGAG ATCATGGAGACTTTAACCCTTTTGATGGACCTGGAAATGTTTTGGGTCATGCCTACCCACCTGGGCCTGGCATTTATGGAGATGCCCACTTTGACGATGATGAACAATGGACAAGAGATACATCAG GAACCAATTTATTCCTCGTTGCTGCTCATGAGCTTGGCCATTCCCTGGGTCTCTTTCACTCGGCCAACCCTAGCGCTCTGATGTACCCAGTCTACAATGTATTGACAGATCTGGCCCGCTTCCATCTTTCTCAAGATGATGTGAATGGCATCCAGTCCCTGTATGGTG GACCTCCCTCTGATTCCTCCAGTGACCCCGTGGTGCCCACGGAATCTGTGCCTCCAGGACCTGGGACACCAGCTGCATGTGACCCCACTTTGTCCTTCGACGCAATCAGCACCCTGAGGGGAGAGATCCTGTTCTTCAAAGACAG aCATTTTTGGCGAAAATCCCTCAGGACACTTGAACCTGGGTTCTATTTAATCTCTTCATTTTGGCCATCCCTTCCTTCAGGCTTGGATGCTGCATATGAAGAGACTAGCAAggatattgttttcatttttaaag GAAATCAGTTCTGGGCCATGAGAGGAACTGAGGTACAAGCCGGTTATCCAAAAGGCATCCACACCCTGGGTTTCCCTCCAACCGTGAGGAAAATTGATGCAGCTGTTtttgataaggaaaaaaagaaaacgtacTTCTTCGTAGGAGACAAATACTGGCG ATATGATGAGAAGAGACAATCCATGGAGCCAGGCTTTCCCAAGCAAATAGCAGAAGACTTTCCAGGGGTTGACTCGAAGGTCGATGCTGCATTTGAAGCATTTG GGTTTTACTATTTCTTCAATGGATCTTCACAGTTGGAGTTTGACCCAAATG